A genomic stretch from Corvus cornix cornix isolate S_Up_H32 chromosome 9, ASM73873v5, whole genome shotgun sequence includes:
- the LOC104693042 gene encoding vesicle-associated membrane protein 2-like isoform X2 — protein sequence MSVPASTQGPTSAAGAAGPLPATSVSSNKRLQQTQAEVDEVVDIIRMNVDKVLERDQKLSELDNRADALQAGASQFETSAAKLKRKYWWKNCKMMIIFGVVCAVILIIIIIYFST from the exons GTCTGTTCCAGCTTCTACCCAAGGTCCCACcagtgctgcaggggctgcagggcctcTTCCTGCTACCAGTGTGTCCAGCAACAAGCGGCTGCAGCAGACACAAGCCGAGGTGGACGAG GTGGTTGACATCATTAGAATGAACGTGGATAAGGTGCTGGAAAGAGACCAGAAGCTGTCGGAGCTTGACAACCGGGCAGATGCATTGCAAGCAGGTGCCTCACAGTTTGAGACCAGTGCAGCCAAACTGAAGAGGAAATACTGGTGGAAAAATTGCAAG ATGATGATCATCTTTGGTGTAGTATGCGCAGTCATTCTCATTATAATTATAA TTTATTTCTCCacttga
- the LOC104693042 gene encoding vesicle-associated membrane protein 3-like isoform X1 — MSVPASTQGPTSAAGAAGPLPATSVSSNKRLQQTQAEVDEVVDIIRMNVDKVLERDQKLSELDNRADALQAGASQFETSAAKLKRKYWWKNCKFISPLEKAKKEDLAQLCSYQPTISVFLC, encoded by the exons GTCTGTTCCAGCTTCTACCCAAGGTCCCACcagtgctgcaggggctgcagggcctcTTCCTGCTACCAGTGTGTCCAGCAACAAGCGGCTGCAGCAGACACAAGCCGAGGTGGACGAG GTGGTTGACATCATTAGAATGAACGTGGATAAGGTGCTGGAAAGAGACCAGAAGCTGTCGGAGCTTGACAACCGGGCAGATGCATTGCAAGCAGGTGCCTCACAGTTTGAGACCAGTGCAGCCAAACTGAAGAGGAAATACTGGTGGAAAAATTGCAAG TTTATTTCTCCacttgaaaaagcaaagaaggaagaCTTGGCACAACTTTGTTCATATCAACCAACGATATCAGTGTTCCTTTGTTGA